A region of Thermococcus barossii DNA encodes the following proteins:
- a CDS encoding NAD(P)-dependent glycerol-1-phosphate dehydrogenase, with protein sequence MHLMQLPREVLLGENLKGEVVNVARRLGLGERALVLYGPKTREIAGRDIEKSLGESFDVSGLVIREASMEEVERTLAKIRDENVNWLIAVGGGSIIDVAKLASFRAGIPFISFPTTASHDGIASANASIRDLGTKTSVKAVPPIAVIADVKVIKTAPYRYLAAGVGDMISNLTAVKDWQLAHRIKGEYYSEYAASLSLMSAKMVIKNADIIRLGNEESVRKVVKGLISCGVAMSIAGSSRPASGAEHLFSHALDAIAPKPALHGEQVGVGTIIMAYLHGLKWERIRETLKKVGAPTNAYELGIDPEYIIEALTIAHTIRPERYTILGKDGLTREAAEKAAKITGVI encoded by the coding sequence ATGCATCTGATGCAGCTGCCCAGGGAAGTGCTCTTGGGCGAGAATCTGAAGGGAGAAGTCGTTAATGTCGCGAGGAGGCTCGGCCTGGGCGAGAGGGCTTTGGTACTCTACGGGCCGAAGACCAGAGAGATAGCCGGCAGGGACATCGAGAAGAGCCTCGGAGAATCGTTTGACGTGAGTGGCCTTGTGATAAGGGAGGCCAGCATGGAGGAAGTCGAGAGAACACTGGCTAAAATCAGGGATGAGAACGTCAACTGGCTCATAGCGGTCGGCGGCGGGAGCATAATAGACGTCGCCAAGCTCGCCTCGTTTAGGGCGGGGATTCCCTTCATCAGCTTTCCGACAACGGCCTCCCACGACGGCATAGCGAGCGCCAACGCCTCCATCAGAGACCTCGGAACCAAGACCTCGGTCAAGGCCGTGCCGCCGATAGCGGTCATAGCGGACGTCAAGGTAATCAAAACCGCCCCCTACCGTTACCTCGCGGCCGGCGTTGGTGACATGATAAGCAACCTGACGGCGGTGAAAGACTGGCAGCTGGCCCACAGGATAAAGGGCGAATACTACAGCGAGTACGCGGCCTCGCTCAGCCTGATGAGCGCCAAGATGGTGATAAAGAACGCGGACATAATAAGGCTGGGCAACGAGGAGAGCGTGAGGAAGGTGGTGAAGGGCCTCATCTCCTGTGGCGTTGCGATGAGCATAGCGGGCTCTTCGAGACCTGCCAGCGGGGCGGAGCACCTCTTCAGCCATGCGCTTGATGCAATAGCACCAAAACCAGCCCTCCACGGCGAGCAGGTGGGCGTTGGGACGATAATAATGGCCTACCTCCACGGCCTCAAGTGGGAGAGGATTAGGGAAACCTTAAAGAAGGTGGGGGCGCCAACTAACGCATACGAGCTGGGAATCGACCCGGAATATATCATTGAGGCCCTCACGATTGCCCACACGATAAGGCCCGAGAGGTACACGATCCTCGGAAAAGACGGTCTTACGCGAGAGGCAGCCGAAAAGGCCGCTAAAATCACCGGAGTCATCTGA
- a CDS encoding 5-oxoprolinase subunit C family protein, protein MIELLKVPSLLTVQDSGRFGYRKLGIPVAGAVDDVSARLANYLVGNPADAPVLEFLLAGPTIKFNVSAVFAVAGDVDLRLNGVPIEPWTSYWAKRGDILEVGTLKSGLYGYIAFAGGIKCRPLLGSCSTYPRAGLGRPLKAGERLNLGHAILTGRDGRHLPPELRPDYSAEEKTVRVVLGPDLDHFTEMGIETFLSEAYTVTPESDRMGYRLDGPAIEHSEKGADIVTDAVPPGAVQVPASGKPIVMLRDAQTTGGYAKIAVVAAADLPLVAQSRPGERLRFEAVSVEEAQELLRRRERMLAAIRKFLDGEMRAYRIRTGGEELIAFAKVEKE, encoded by the coding sequence ATGATTGAGCTCCTCAAGGTGCCATCGCTGCTCACCGTTCAGGACTCCGGCCGTTTTGGCTACAGAAAGCTTGGAATCCCTGTGGCTGGAGCGGTGGACGACGTGAGTGCAAGGCTGGCAAATTATCTCGTTGGCAATCCTGCGGACGCGCCGGTTCTTGAGTTCCTCCTCGCCGGGCCGACGATAAAGTTCAACGTCTCTGCTGTCTTTGCCGTTGCGGGAGACGTTGACTTAAGGCTCAATGGAGTTCCGATTGAACCCTGGACTAGTTACTGGGCAAAGCGCGGCGACATCCTTGAGGTTGGCACTTTAAAGAGCGGCCTTTACGGCTACATAGCATTCGCCGGCGGGATAAAATGCAGGCCTCTCCTCGGAAGCTGCTCAACCTATCCGAGGGCCGGCCTCGGAAGGCCGCTGAAGGCCGGCGAGAGACTGAACCTCGGCCACGCGATACTAACAGGAAGGGATGGGAGACACCTCCCACCGGAGCTGAGGCCGGACTATTCGGCTGAGGAAAAGACTGTTCGCGTCGTTCTCGGCCCTGACCTCGACCACTTCACTGAGATGGGAATCGAGACCTTCCTGAGCGAGGCCTACACCGTGACGCCCGAGTCTGACAGGATGGGCTACCGCCTCGATGGGCCGGCGATAGAGCACTCCGAAAAGGGCGCTGACATAGTCACGGACGCGGTTCCCCCCGGTGCCGTCCAGGTTCCGGCCAGCGGAAAGCCGATAGTGATGCTCCGCGATGCCCAGACGACCGGCGGCTACGCGAAGATAGCCGTCGTTGCAGCGGCTGACCTCCCCCTGGTCGCCCAGAGCCGGCCGGGGGAGAGGCTGAGGTTTGAGGCGGTGAGCGTTGAGGAGGCACAGGAACTCCTGAGGCGGCGGGAGAGGATGCTGGCAGCGATAAGGAAATTCCTTGACGGAGAGATGCGGGCCTACAGGATCAGAACGGGGGGAGAAGAGCTGATTGCGTTCGCAAAAGTGGAAAAAGAATAG
- a CDS encoding LamB/YcsF family protein, whose amino-acid sequence MKVDLNSDLGESFGRYRLGLDDEVMNYITSANVATGWHAGDPVVMRKTVRLAKEKGVAVGAHPGYPDLLGFGRRYMRLTPEEARNYILYQIGALYAFTRAEGIELQHVKPHGALYNALVKEEELARAVIEGIADFDRNLIFVTLSGSRPAEIAEELGVKVAHEVFADRAYNPDGTLVPRSRPGAIIHDKEAIAERVISMVKNGGVRAINGEWVELKADTICVHGDNPEAVEIAKHIREVLEEEGVKVVPMGEIVR is encoded by the coding sequence ATGAAGGTTGACCTGAACTCCGACCTCGGCGAGAGCTTTGGGAGGTACAGGCTCGGCCTCGACGATGAGGTCATGAACTACATCACGAGCGCGAACGTAGCGACGGGCTGGCACGCCGGCGACCCGGTGGTTATGAGGAAGACGGTAAGGCTCGCGAAGGAGAAAGGCGTTGCCGTTGGGGCACACCCGGGTTATCCGGACCTGCTTGGTTTTGGAAGACGCTACATGAGGCTCACCCCTGAGGAAGCGAGGAACTACATCCTCTACCAGATTGGGGCGCTCTACGCGTTCACAAGGGCTGAAGGGATCGAGCTCCAGCACGTCAAGCCCCACGGGGCACTCTACAACGCCCTTGTCAAAGAGGAAGAGCTCGCGAGGGCCGTCATCGAGGGGATAGCGGACTTCGATAGGAACCTGATATTCGTTACCCTCTCGGGCTCACGGCCGGCTGAGATAGCGGAGGAGCTGGGAGTTAAGGTTGCCCACGAGGTCTTCGCCGATCGCGCGTACAACCCTGATGGCACTCTAGTTCCCCGGTCGAGGCCGGGAGCGATCATACACGACAAGGAAGCGATAGCCGAGCGCGTCATCTCAATGGTCAAGAACGGTGGAGTCAGGGCGATAAACGGCGAGTGGGTCGAGCTCAAGGCAGATACCATCTGCGTCCACGGCGACAACCCGGAGGCGGTGGAGATAGCGAAGCACATCAGGGAGGTTCTTGAGGAGGAAGGCGTTAAGGTAGTTCCCATGGGGGAAATCGTGCGGTGA
- the pxpB gene encoding 5-oxoprolinase subunit PxpB encodes MEPTIKPAGDSALVISLGEVIDDEVNRRVHAVARAIEKTGFEWLVEVVPAYSTVYVFYDPLRAGYSEVVAAVKPLLQVTSEEFEGRLLEIPVVYGGEYGPDIEFVAKHSGLSVDDVIEIHSKPVYRVYFLGFLPGFAYLGGMDERIAAPRLERPRLKVPAGSVGIAGKQTGIYPIESPGGWRLIGRTPLRLFNPEKEPPTLLQPGDRVKFVPVDEYEFRELYEGEWGRRDD; translated from the coding sequence ATGGAACCGACAATAAAACCCGCCGGCGACTCGGCACTGGTCATCTCCCTTGGCGAGGTCATAGACGATGAGGTAAACAGGAGAGTTCACGCGGTAGCGAGAGCGATAGAGAAAACCGGCTTTGAATGGCTCGTTGAGGTGGTACCGGCTTACTCAACCGTCTACGTTTTCTATGACCCTCTCAGGGCTGGCTATTCCGAGGTCGTCGCTGCCGTCAAGCCCCTTCTCCAGGTTACCAGCGAGGAGTTTGAGGGCAGGCTCCTTGAAATCCCGGTCGTTTATGGGGGTGAATACGGACCTGACATCGAGTTCGTGGCAAAGCACAGCGGCCTGAGCGTTGATGACGTCATTGAGATTCACTCCAAACCGGTTTACCGCGTCTACTTCCTCGGCTTTCTGCCGGGCTTCGCATACCTCGGCGGCATGGACGAGAGGATAGCCGCGCCACGCCTCGAAAGACCGCGCTTAAAGGTTCCCGCCGGAAGTGTTGGGATAGCAGGAAAGCAGACGGGCATCTATCCCATCGAGAGTCCCGGCGGCTGGCGGCTGATTGGAAGGACGCCGCTCAGGCTCTTCAATCCGGAGAAAGAGCCGCCGACGCTCCTCCAGCCGGGGGACAGGGTTAAGTTTGTGCCCGTTGATGAGTATGAGTTCAGGGAACTGTACGAGGGGGAATGGGGGCGGAGGGATGATTGA
- a CDS encoding DEAD/DEAH box helicase: MSFESLGLSEATLVAVRQKGFETPTDIQREVIPRLLSGGVDIIGQSQTGTGKTAAFALPIIEAIDPKVKAVQAIILTPTRELALQVADEIKSLRGRKRVYVYAVYGGQPIGPQIRALERGTHVVVGTPGRILDHIRRGTLDLSSVRFFILDEADRMLDMGFIDAIEAIFRETPRRKRVLMFSATMPPEIRRLAGRYMGDYEVVSVSSDELVPEMVDQEYVEVVPARKFTVLKKILDGDFYGIVFCATKRETRELSEKLRRQGYSAEALNGDMSQAARERTFWRFKTKRTRILVATDVAARGLDVQDISHIVNYSLPMTAEDYVHRIGRTGRMGKRGRAITFIMPGEFKRLRYIAQVAGVEIRKSELSEEIPKEYQERYEHGRSDGYRRSGRRGNSRYSGNSRSYSKNSRGRW; the protein is encoded by the coding sequence ATGAGTTTTGAAAGCTTGGGTTTATCCGAGGCCACGTTAGTGGCCGTCAGGCAGAAGGGTTTTGAGACCCCAACGGACATTCAGAGGGAGGTCATACCGCGTCTTCTATCGGGCGGCGTGGATATAATCGGACAGTCCCAAACGGGAACTGGAAAGACCGCGGCATTTGCGCTCCCCATAATCGAGGCGATTGACCCGAAGGTTAAGGCGGTTCAGGCGATAATCCTGACACCCACGAGGGAGCTGGCCCTCCAGGTGGCCGATGAAATCAAGAGCCTCCGCGGGAGGAAGAGGGTTTACGTTTATGCGGTCTACGGTGGCCAGCCGATAGGACCGCAGATAAGGGCCCTCGAGCGAGGGACTCATGTCGTAGTTGGAACCCCCGGAAGGATTCTCGACCACATAAGGCGTGGAACCCTCGACCTGAGCTCCGTCAGGTTCTTCATCCTCGATGAGGCCGACAGGATGCTCGACATGGGATTCATAGACGCCATAGAGGCGATCTTCCGTGAGACTCCGAGGAGGAAGAGGGTGCTGATGTTCTCGGCCACGATGCCGCCAGAGATAAGAAGGCTCGCTGGGCGCTACATGGGGGACTACGAGGTCGTGAGCGTGAGTAGCGACGAGCTCGTGCCCGAAATGGTGGACCAGGAGTACGTCGAGGTCGTTCCTGCGAGGAAGTTCACCGTGCTGAAGAAGATACTCGATGGGGACTTCTACGGCATAGTCTTCTGCGCCACCAAGAGGGAAACCAGGGAGCTGAGCGAGAAACTCAGGAGGCAGGGCTACAGTGCCGAGGCCTTGAACGGCGACATGAGCCAAGCAGCGCGCGAGAGAACCTTCTGGCGCTTCAAAACAAAGCGGACGAGAATTCTTGTCGCCACCGACGTCGCCGCGAGGGGCCTCGACGTCCAGGACATAAGTCACATCGTGAACTACTCCCTGCCCATGACAGCGGAGGACTACGTCCACAGGATAGGCAGGACCGGCAGGATGGGGAAGCGCGGAAGGGCGATAACCTTCATCATGCCCGGCGAGTTCAAGAGGCTGCGCTACATCGCCCAGGTCGCAGGGGTGGAGATAAGGAAGTCCGAGCTGAGCGAGGAGATACCAAAGGAATACCAGGAGAGGTACGAACACGGCCGTTCCGACGGCTACAGAAGAAGTGGGAGAAGGGGGAACTCCCGCTATTCAGGAAACTCCCGGAGTTACTCTAAGAACTCCCGAGGTAGATGGTGA
- a CDS encoding type II toxin-antitoxin system VapC family toxin produces the protein MIRVYIDTNVLLNVWFKEEDPKTGARLWEAPLKILELVESERVEGVVSIFTLMEGAHVFKRNNVSPERVKEIEDVGIEVYVPNELVLIDAFSFQLTLGTDPYDSVALASALASKCDALITRDEDFRRKAGEEITMMSPEEFLEWL, from the coding sequence ATGATTAGGGTGTACATCGACACGAACGTCCTCCTGAACGTCTGGTTCAAGGAGGAAGACCCAAAAACCGGGGCCAGGTTGTGGGAAGCTCCACTAAAAATCCTGGAGCTCGTTGAATCCGAGAGGGTTGAGGGTGTAGTTTCGATATTCACACTGATGGAGGGTGCCCACGTCTTCAAGAGAAACAACGTCAGCCCGGAGAGGGTCAAGGAGATCGAGGACGTTGGCATAGAGGTCTACGTCCCTAACGAGCTTGTTTTGATCGATGCCTTCTCCTTCCAGCTGACACTTGGAACTGACCCCTATGACTCGGTAGCACTCGCGTCTGCACTCGCATCGAAGTGTGACGCCCTCATAACCCGGGACGAGGACTTTCGGAGGAAAGCAGGGGAAGAAATCACGATGATGAGTCCCGAGGAATTCCTTGAATGGCTCTGA
- a CDS encoding type II toxin-antitoxin system VapC family toxin, whose protein sequence is MKVQVIDAAVFIQGLDVEGVTSPGVVKEVKDPESRLFLEGLISAGKVKVLVPSKESIEAVKEAARGTGELGELSEADIEILALAYELKGVLFTDDYNLQNIAKTLGIEFKTLKRGIKRVIRWNYVCIGCGKRFSEMPLEGVCPDCGSPVRLIPRKKRRRKRPGRARRS, encoded by the coding sequence ATGAAGGTTCAGGTTATCGATGCGGCGGTCTTCATTCAGGGGCTTGACGTTGAGGGCGTCACATCTCCGGGGGTTGTTAAGGAGGTGAAAGACCCCGAGTCCAGGCTCTTCTTAGAAGGCCTGATAAGCGCAGGGAAGGTCAAGGTTCTCGTTCCCTCAAAGGAGAGCATTGAGGCCGTTAAGGAAGCGGCAAGGGGAACCGGCGAGCTCGGCGAGCTGAGTGAAGCCGATATCGAGATTCTTGCCCTGGCGTATGAGCTCAAGGGAGTCCTCTTCACCGACGACTATAACCTGCAGAACATTGCAAAAACCCTGGGGATAGAGTTCAAAACACTCAAGCGCGGGATAAAGAGAGTCATCCGCTGGAACTACGTCTGCATCGGCTGCGGGAAGCGTTTCTCAGAGATGCCGCTGGAAGGCGTCTGTCCGGACTGCGGCAGCCCGGTGAGGCTGATACCGAGGAAGAAGCGCCGGAGAAAACGCCCCGGACGGGCTCGGCGCTCATAG
- a CDS encoding rhomboid family intramembrane serine protease, protein MGLEGFTHRYGRATFTLFLINVSVYILESILSGNPFSISIDVLARLGQWNYAVLNYGWWWQLVTAMFVHVGILHIGFNMYFLIMMGRQLEGIIGPKRLVMVYLVSGLAGNLLTLFLLPANSVSAGASGALFGIVGTLIIITGVVGGNMQGALINAFVLFLINSIMPSVNVYAHLGGLLVGMAIGYYYGKRIKRRLMAMTYGYGW, encoded by the coding sequence ATGGGCCTTGAAGGCTTTACCCACCGCTACGGGAGGGCAACCTTCACACTCTTCCTGATAAACGTCTCGGTATACATCCTGGAGTCGATACTCAGCGGGAACCCCTTCAGTATAAGCATCGACGTCTTGGCGAGGCTCGGCCAGTGGAACTACGCCGTCCTCAACTACGGCTGGTGGTGGCAGCTCGTCACCGCGATGTTCGTGCACGTGGGAATACTCCACATAGGCTTCAACATGTACTTCCTCATTATGATGGGCAGGCAGCTTGAGGGAATCATCGGACCGAAGAGGCTCGTCATGGTCTATCTCGTCTCGGGTCTGGCCGGCAACCTGCTGACGCTCTTCCTGCTTCCAGCCAACTCGGTGAGCGCAGGCGCGAGCGGGGCCCTTTTTGGCATAGTTGGAACGCTGATAATCATAACCGGCGTCGTTGGTGGCAACATGCAGGGGGCGCTAATAAACGCCTTCGTGCTCTTCCTGATAAACAGCATCATGCCGAGCGTCAACGTGTACGCCCACCTCGGAGGGCTTCTCGTCGGAATGGCGATAGGCTACTACTACGGAAAACGGATAAAGCGCCGCCTGATGGCGATGACCTACGGCTACGGATGGTAG
- a CDS encoding UPF0179 family protein, whose translation MAIITLVGEKLARPGVEFIYYGPAEPCKTCKLAGVCVGNLEPGRRYKILRVRSMPSHSCPLHEGKVRVVEVVEPSIEVAIEPRLAIAGSVIKLHFADCSEGEKADLFRPEGLFEGDHVKIIEILDDVECNGKTYKVVKVMRKKE comes from the coding sequence ATGGCAATAATCACGTTAGTTGGGGAAAAGCTGGCAAGGCCTGGGGTTGAATTCATATATTACGGCCCGGCAGAACCGTGCAAAACGTGCAAGCTGGCAGGAGTATGCGTTGGGAACCTCGAACCGGGAAGGAGGTATAAAATTCTCCGCGTAAGGAGCATGCCCTCGCACTCCTGTCCCCTCCACGAGGGAAAGGTGCGCGTCGTCGAGGTCGTCGAACCGAGCATAGAGGTCGCAATAGAGCCGAGGCTTGCAATAGCTGGCTCTGTGATAAAGCTCCACTTCGCGGACTGCAGCGAAGGGGAAAAGGCGGACCTATTCAGGCCGGAAGGCCTCTTCGAGGGCGACCACGTGAAGATAATAGAAATCCTCGATGACGTCGAGTGCAACGGCAAGACCTACAAAGTGGTTAAGGTCATGCGCAAGAAGGAGTAA
- a CDS encoding DUF63 family protein — protein sequence MGLYEFFYEYFIRPIQENQGYNPVNTVVYAIILGIAVILLYRMLKRMEIKVDDRFFRALIPYIILGPLMRSMTDVGILPRTYLTVSPGGYFVIAAFAIASLYVVWRHCPGERLYPLYRDFGWVLLGGLVFVLIINLDKVSFNPEVFRYFIPALVVAEGFIWLVSKKLALVRDNSILFYTHFYDATTTFVGIQFLGFWEQHVLARWLMDTFGTPAVIYAEKFLILLPIVWILDRAMADEDPDLINFVKLTMFILGFGPGTRNLLIMLMGG from the coding sequence ATGGGGCTCTACGAGTTCTTTTACGAGTACTTCATCAGGCCGATACAGGAGAACCAGGGTTACAACCCCGTGAACACGGTTGTCTATGCCATAATACTCGGCATAGCGGTTATACTCCTCTACCGGATGCTCAAACGGATGGAAATAAAGGTTGACGACCGCTTCTTCAGGGCCCTCATCCCCTACATAATCCTCGGCCCGCTGATGAGGAGCATGACGGACGTGGGAATACTGCCGAGAACCTACCTGACTGTCAGCCCCGGCGGCTACTTCGTTATAGCGGCCTTTGCAATAGCTTCCCTCTACGTCGTCTGGAGGCACTGCCCCGGCGAGAGGCTCTATCCCCTCTATCGGGACTTCGGGTGGGTTCTGCTCGGCGGACTCGTCTTCGTCCTGATAATAAACCTGGATAAGGTTAGCTTCAATCCGGAGGTCTTCAGGTACTTTATCCCGGCGCTGGTGGTGGCGGAGGGCTTTATATGGCTCGTCTCGAAGAAGCTTGCCCTCGTCAGGGATAACTCGATCCTCTTCTACACGCACTTCTACGACGCGACGACCACCTTCGTGGGAATCCAGTTCCTCGGCTTCTGGGAGCAGCACGTCCTCGCGAGGTGGCTGATGGATACCTTCGGAACGCCGGCGGTGATATACGCCGAGAAGTTCCTGATACTGCTCCCCATCGTCTGGATACTCGACAGGGCCATGGCGGATGAGGACCCTGATTTAATAAACTTCGTGAAGCTCACCATGTTCATCCTCGGCTTTGGGCCGGGAACGAGAAACCTGCTGATAATGCTCATGGGTGGTTGA
- a CDS encoding bifunctional fructose-bisphosphatase/inositol-phosphate phosphatase: protein MEIPWNEIALETAREVEKEVMPLFGTPSAGETIGENVSGDVTKYVDKVAEDVVLGRLQPLGVNIVSEEIGFIDNGSDYTVIVDPIDGSYNFAAGIPIFAFSFAVFRKNRPVYGAIYEFVTRTFYEALPGGGAYMNGKPIKVRKPERGKEALSFYTRGRCLGLIRRVKRVRVLGAIAVELTYLAKGALDGVLDIRNYVRTTDIAAGVLIAREAGAIVADEGGKELELRLDATTKTNVIAVNDRYLLDIILEELENGP, encoded by the coding sequence ATGGAGATTCCATGGAACGAGATTGCCCTCGAAACCGCGAGGGAGGTTGAGAAGGAAGTGATGCCCCTCTTCGGCACCCCCAGCGCGGGGGAGACCATAGGGGAAAACGTCAGCGGAGACGTTACGAAGTACGTTGACAAGGTCGCCGAGGATGTCGTCCTTGGCAGGCTCCAGCCGCTTGGGGTCAACATCGTCAGCGAGGAGATAGGCTTCATAGACAACGGGAGCGACTACACGGTCATCGTTGACCCGATAGACGGTTCCTACAACTTCGCCGCGGGGATACCAATATTCGCCTTTAGTTTTGCTGTGTTCAGGAAGAACAGGCCCGTTTACGGTGCGATATACGAGTTCGTTACGAGAACTTTCTACGAGGCCCTTCCGGGAGGGGGCGCCTACATGAACGGAAAGCCTATAAAGGTCAGAAAACCCGAGCGAGGGAAGGAGGCGCTGAGCTTCTACACGCGCGGAAGGTGTCTGGGATTAATACGGAGGGTCAAACGGGTTCGCGTCCTGGGCGCGATAGCCGTGGAGCTGACGTACCTCGCCAAGGGTGCCCTCGACGGCGTCCTGGACATAAGGAACTACGTGAGAACGACGGACATAGCGGCGGGGGTGCTCATAGCCAGGGAAGCCGGAGCCATAGTTGCGGACGAGGGGGGAAAGGAGCTGGAGCTGAGGCTCGACGCCACGACCAAGACAAACGTCATAGCCGTTAACGACCGCTACCTACTCGATATAATCCTGGAGGAGCTGGAAAATGGGCCTTGA
- a CDS encoding DNA-3-methyladenine glycosylase family protein: MAEIDLKKTAQEMIRNGTWIFKDGTFYQAFEGGIAGYDGESFIFPDSWGRRERKEAKERLIFILGLDTDLDSFYAEISDSPFAFLVEEFYGLTVPAAPSPYQALVEVIAQQQVSFEFAQRTIRNLVELAGEPVGGIYTFPRPERIASLSEEELKKAKLGYRAGYIKGLTELYLSGKLDLELWDWGVDDAVKYLTKFHGIGKWSAELFLAYGLRKNVYPAGDLGLRRGIAKIFGRSPKEVTEKDVREVIEPYGKWKGLLAFYISCYDRKTELERKFKIQNRRS; encoded by the coding sequence ATGGCTGAGATTGACCTGAAAAAGACTGCTCAAGAGATGATACGCAACGGCACGTGGATATTTAAGGACGGGACATTCTACCAGGCCTTTGAGGGCGGCATAGCCGGCTACGATGGGGAGAGTTTCATTTTTCCGGACTCCTGGGGCCGGCGGGAGAGAAAGGAAGCTAAGGAGAGGCTCATCTTCATCCTCGGCCTCGACACCGATCTGGACTCCTTCTACGCCGAGATAAGCGACTCCCCCTTCGCGTTCCTCGTGGAGGAGTTCTACGGCCTGACGGTTCCAGCAGCGCCGAGCCCGTACCAGGCCCTGGTTGAGGTGATAGCCCAGCAGCAGGTCAGCTTCGAGTTCGCCCAGAGGACGATTAGAAACCTCGTCGAACTGGCAGGAGAGCCCGTTGGGGGCATCTACACCTTTCCGCGCCCCGAGAGAATAGCGTCTCTGAGTGAGGAGGAGCTCAAAAAAGCGAAGCTCGGCTACCGCGCCGGCTACATAAAGGGCCTCACGGAGCTGTACCTGAGCGGAAAGCTCGACCTTGAGCTCTGGGACTGGGGCGTTGATGACGCGGTAAAATACCTCACGAAGTTCCACGGAATAGGGAAGTGGAGCGCCGAGCTGTTCCTCGCCTACGGCCTCAGGAAGAACGTCTATCCTGCGGGAGACTTAGGGCTGAGAAGGGGAATAGCAAAGATTTTTGGGAGAAGTCCTAAAGAGGTTACGGAAAAGGACGTCCGTGAGGTCATTGAACCATACGGGAAGTGGAAGGGGCTTCTGGCATTTTACATCTCCTGCTACGACAGGAAGACCGAGCTGGAGAGGAAGTTTAAAATACAAAACCGCCGAAGTTAG